From a single Fusobacterium ulcerans ATCC 49185 genomic region:
- a CDS encoding ferritin-like domain-containing protein → MVEAMKAMQESMKTLSNNTKDITRAIESLREELDAVDVYNQRAELATDEELRKLMIHNRNEEIEHAAMIIEWLRRTIPEFDHELKDYLFTEGSLEDIEAQATSGDGAQSSSSLKIGNLK, encoded by the coding sequence ATGGTAGAAGCTATGAAAGCAATGCAGGAGAGTATGAAAACATTAAGCAACAATACAAAAGACATAACAAGAGCAATTGAAAGTCTTAGAGAAGAATTGGATGCAGTAGATGTTTACAATCAAAGAGCAGAACTTGCTACTGACGAAGAATTAAGAAAACTTATGATACACAATAGAAATGAGGAAATAGAACATGCTGCTATGATAATCGAGTGGTTAAGAAGAACTATTCCTGAGTTTGATCATGAATTAAAAGATTATCTATTTACAGAAGGATCATTAGAAGATATTGAAGCTCAAGCAACTTCTGGAGATGGGGCACAATCATCTTCTTCATTAAAAATTGGAAATCTAAAATAA
- a CDS encoding MurR/RpiR family transcriptional regulator: MGVIIKLNAMKNQLTSIEKKIAEYILADPERIKNLNTYEIANNCDTSQASIVRFSKKLGFKGFPDFKLSLSQDIGNRKAESHVNIMHEEIKPTDTFEIIGKKVATENTMAVNNTYEITDFKELEKAVKIISDARKIMLAGVGFSGIVAKDFHFKLLELGKESLFEADTHMQLSCLATMNENDVLFVISHSGKTLEVFNLVKAAKNKKIKIITLTSVVQSPIRELGDIKLSTVEMKSDFRATALSPRISQLTVIDMIYIKLMLENEKLQDYIFNAIELVKSFKLS; this comes from the coding sequence ATGGGAGTAATTATTAAATTAAATGCTATGAAAAATCAGCTTACATCTATAGAAAAAAAGATAGCTGAATATATACTGGCTGATCCTGAAAGAATAAAAAATCTTAACACTTATGAAATTGCTAATAATTGTGACACAAGTCAGGCTTCTATTGTAAGGTTTTCTAAAAAATTGGGGTTCAAGGGATTTCCTGATTTTAAGCTTTCACTAAGTCAGGATATTGGAAATAGAAAAGCTGAATCACATGTAAATATTATGCATGAAGAAATTAAACCTACAGATACTTTTGAAATAATTGGAAAGAAAGTGGCTACTGAAAATACAATGGCTGTAAATAATACTTATGAAATAACAGATTTTAAAGAATTAGAAAAAGCTGTAAAAATAATATCTGATGCAAGAAAAATTATGCTTGCAGGAGTTGGATTCTCTGGGATAGTAGCTAAAGATTTCCATTTTAAACTTTTAGAATTAGGTAAAGAAAGCTTATTTGAAGCTGATACTCATATGCAGTTGAGTTGTCTGGCTACAATGAATGAAAATGATGTTCTTTTTGTAATATCTCACAGTGGTAAAACATTAGAAGTATTTAACCTTGTAAAAGCTGCAAAGAATAAAAAAATAAAAATAATTACATTAACTAGTGTAGTTCAAAGCCCTATACGAGAGTTAGGAGATATAAAATTAAGCACAGTAGAAATGAAAAGTGATTTTAGAGCAACAGCTCTATCTCCAAGAATTTCACAATTGACAGTAATAGATATGATATATATAAAACTTATGCTTGAAAATGAAAAATTGCAGGATTATATTTTCAACGCGATAGAACTTGTGAAAAGTTTCAAGCTTAGCTAA
- a CDS encoding PhzF family isomerase, translating to MKNTYKIYQIDSFSDRKFFGNPAGVVYKADGLEEADMQRIARELNNSETAFIFLSDSDEYDVHVRFFTPLKEVPICGHATIAAHYVIALENNFKEKTCIKQKTGAGILPVEIEPIENNSYNIIMTQGKVEFGDIIDGKNLDRLVSALGIDNDDLITEAPVQIVSTGHSKVMIGIKDYKQLHNLRPDMKELNELSRIINCNGYFVFSFDSDEKDILLKGRMFAPAIGIDEDPVTGNANGPVGAYIVKYKLAEFGDDNFKFSAKQGISIGREGTINVNVNIENGEPVKVQVSGTATVVFKTEIEL from the coding sequence ATGAAGAATACCTATAAAATTTATCAGATTGATTCTTTTTCTGATAGAAAATTTTTTGGAAACCCAGCTGGAGTAGTTTATAAAGCTGATGGATTAGAAGAAGCAGATATGCAGAGAATAGCGAGAGAACTAAATAATTCTGAAACAGCTTTTATTTTTTTATCTGACTCTGATGAATATGATGTTCATGTAAGATTCTTTACTCCTTTAAAAGAAGTTCCCATCTGTGGACATGCCACTATAGCAGCTCATTATGTAATAGCTTTAGAAAATAATTTTAAGGAAAAAACTTGTATTAAACAGAAAACTGGAGCAGGAATACTTCCAGTAGAAATAGAACCAATAGAGAATAATAGTTACAATATAATTATGACACAGGGAAAAGTAGAATTTGGTGATATTATAGATGGAAAGAATTTAGACAGATTAGTTTCAGCTTTAGGGATAGATAATGATGACTTGATAACAGAAGCTCCTGTGCAGATAGTTTCCACAGGGCATTCAAAAGTGATGATAGGAATAAAGGATTATAAACAGCTTCATAATTTAAGACCAGATATGAAAGAACTTAATGAATTGAGCAGGATTATAAATTGTAATGGATATTTTGTATTTAGTTTTGATAGTGATGAAAAAGATATTCTTTTAAAAGGAAGAATGTTTGCACCAGCTATTGGTATAGATGAGGATCCAGTGACAGGAAATGCTAACGGACCAGTAGGAGCTTATATAGTCAAGTATAAACTAGCTGAATTTGGAGATGATAATTTTAAGTTTAGTGCTAAACAAGGAATATCTATTGGCAGAGAAGGAACAATAAATGTAAATGTCAATATAGAAAATGGAGAACCAGTGAAAGTTCAGGTATCTGGAACTGCAACTGTTGTTTTTAAAACTGAAATAGAATTATAA
- the nfo gene encoding deoxyribonuclease IV, with translation MERTREDKIKSKFIGAHVSTVGGVFNAPKNAEEIGAKAFGMFVKNQRRWEAKPLTDEDIKKFKKALQVHGYSKEYILPHDSYLINLGAKDEEKREKSLNAFIEEIKRCDQLGLKYLNTHPGSHLNEISEDECINNIAECINKAIDATENIVIVLENTSGQGSNMGYKFEHLGKIIEKVKNKERIGACIDTCHTITAGYELKDEAGYKKTMDEFEKYVGFKYLRGVHLNDSKFDTGSRKDRHDSIGKGILGMEFFERFMNDDRFDNIPIILETIDSSIWKEEINLLYSLIK, from the coding sequence ATGGAAAGAACAAGAGAAGATAAGATCAAAAGTAAATTTATTGGTGCTCATGTCAGCACTGTAGGAGGAGTTTTCAATGCTCCTAAAAATGCTGAAGAAATAGGTGCTAAAGCATTTGGAATGTTTGTTAAAAATCAGAGAAGATGGGAAGCTAAACCATTAACTGATGAAGATATAAAAAAATTTAAAAAAGCTTTACAAGTACATGGTTATAGCAAGGAATATATCCTTCCACATGACAGCTACCTTATAAATTTAGGAGCAAAAGATGAAGAAAAAAGAGAAAAGTCTCTCAATGCTTTTATTGAAGAAATAAAAAGATGTGATCAGTTAGGGTTGAAGTATCTTAATACTCATCCAGGAAGTCATTTAAATGAAATATCAGAAGATGAGTGTATAAATAATATAGCAGAATGTATAAATAAAGCTATTGATGCTACAGAAAATATAGTTATAGTATTGGAAAATACATCTGGACAAGGTTCAAATATGGGATATAAATTTGAACATTTAGGCAAAATTATTGAAAAAGTAAAAAACAAAGAAAGAATAGGAGCTTGTATTGATACTTGTCATACAATAACTGCTGGATATGAATTGAAAGATGAAGCAGGATATAAAAAAACTATGGATGAATTTGAAAAATATGTTGGTTTTAAATATCTTAGAGGTGTACATCTTAACGACTCTAAATTTGATACTGGAAGCAGAAAAGATAGACATGACAGCATTGGAAAAGGAATATTAGGTATGGAATTTTTTGAAAGATTTATGAATGATGATAGATTTGACAATATTCCTATTATACTGGAAACTATTGATAGTTCTATCTGGAAAGAGGAAATAAACCTTTTATATAGTCTTATAAAATAA
- a CDS encoding tyrosine-type recombinase/integrase — protein MDIIKREETGVAVSRRKKRNKEERKSIFEIYRSQKTLKDYMFYLKDFLNFVYEEEEGIRAEELIELMKDIEKQDVEDYIAYLIEDRKLKKTSINKIISSLKSLYKEMEKNGYENPFKYVELFKVSRNIDNVLKLSFEDIKKIIGQYQINGEKDYRNVNILYTLFYTGMRSQELINLKFKHILEREGNYYIKLEETKSGREQYKSVHDILIKKLKEYKDYLQSLYDIDDVKIEEQYVFSSSVEKNTQLSYRALYDLVQNMGKLIGKDISPHNVRHAVATELSINGADILEIRDFLGHADTRVTEVYINAKSILEKRVLEKLPVFSSLEDIDKEK, from the coding sequence ATGGATATAATTAAAAGAGAAGAAACTGGGGTAGCAGTCAGCAGGAGAAAGAAAAGAAATAAAGAAGAACGGAAAAGTATATTTGAAATATATCGTTCTCAAAAAACTCTTAAAGATTATATGTTCTATCTTAAAGACTTTCTTAATTTTGTATATGAAGAAGAGGAAGGAATAAGAGCAGAAGAATTAATTGAGCTGATGAAAGATATAGAAAAGCAAGATGTAGAAGACTATATCGCCTACTTGATAGAAGACAGAAAATTAAAGAAAACATCTATAAACAAGATAATTTCTTCATTAAAATCTCTATATAAGGAAATGGAAAAAAATGGTTATGAAAATCCATTTAAATATGTAGAACTTTTTAAAGTATCAAGAAATATTGATAATGTACTTAAATTATCTTTTGAAGACATAAAAAAAATTATAGGACAATATCAAATAAATGGAGAAAAGGACTATAGAAATGTAAATATTTTATATACATTATTTTATACTGGAATGAGAAGTCAGGAATTAATTAACCTTAAATTCAAACATATACTAGAAAGAGAAGGTAATTACTATATAAAATTAGAAGAAACTAAAAGTGGAAGAGAACAATATAAATCTGTTCACGATATTCTAATTAAGAAATTAAAAGAATATAAAGACTATCTTCAATCTTTGTATGATATAGATGATGTTAAAATAGAAGAACAGTATGTTTTCAGTAGTTCAGTAGAAAAAAATACTCAACTTTCTTACAGAGCTCTTTATGATCTTGTACAAAATATGGGAAAGCTAATAGGTAAGGATATCAGTCCACATAATGTGCGTCATGCTGTGGCAACAGAACTTTCTATCAATGGAGCAGATATATTAGAAATAAGAGATTTTCTTGGTCATGCTGATACAAGAGTGACAGAAGTTTATATAAATGCTAAATCAATTTTAGAAAAAAGAGTTTTAGAAAAACTTCCTGTCTTTTCTTCTTTAGAAGATATTGACAAAGAAAAATAG
- a CDS encoding TIGR01212 family radical SAM protein (This family includes YhcC from E. coli K-12, an uncharacterized radical SAM protein.), with translation MNNKKRYNSLDNYFKSVFGEKIYKVSLDGGFTCPNRDGTLSSKGCIFCSESGSGDFAGCRKLSIPEQIEEQLKLIENKFPSGKVVAYFQNFTNTYGDIEYLRKIYYEALSHPRVMGLAIATRPDCLEDNVIELLNEINNKYFLWVELGLQTINEEVAKIINRQYPLKTYEAAAEKLKKHNIKFVTHIIIGLPGEKENDSLDTAVFSEKCGTWGIKIHLLHIIKNTELEKYYRRNELKIQKKEEYVKKVVKILQNISYNIVIHRLTGDGNKETLAAPLWSLNKRDVLNSIEKEMKVGNIYQGGTKF, from the coding sequence ATGAATAATAAGAAAAGATATAATTCATTAGACAATTATTTTAAAAGCGTCTTTGGAGAAAAAATATACAAAGTTTCATTAGATGGAGGATTTACCTGTCCAAATAGAGATGGAACTTTGAGCAGCAAGGGGTGCATATTCTGCAGTGAAAGTGGCAGTGGAGATTTTGCTGGATGCAGAAAGTTATCTATTCCTGAACAGATAGAGGAACAGCTAAAGCTAATAGAAAATAAATTTCCTTCAGGAAAGGTTGTAGCATATTTTCAAAATTTCACTAATACATATGGAGATATTGAATATTTAAGAAAAATATATTATGAAGCTCTTTCTCATCCTAGAGTAATGGGTTTGGCTATTGCCACCAGACCAGATTGTCTAGAAGATAATGTAATAGAATTATTAAATGAAATAAATAATAAATATTTCTTGTGGGTAGAGTTAGGATTACAGACTATAAATGAAGAAGTTGCAAAAATCATTAATAGACAGTATCCCCTAAAGACATATGAAGCAGCAGCAGAAAAATTAAAAAAACATAATATAAAATTTGTTACACATATTATTATAGGACTTCCAGGAGAAAAGGAAAATGATTCGCTAGACACTGCTGTATTTTCTGAAAAATGTGGCACATGGGGAATAAAAATACATTTGTTGCACATTATAAAAAATACTGAATTAGAGAAATATTATAGAAGAAATGAATTAAAAATACAAAAAAAAGAAGAATATGTGAAAAAAGTAGTTAAAATATTACAAAATATATCGTATAATATAGTTATACATAGACTGACAGGTGATGGAAATAAAGAGACATTGGCTGCACCACTATGGAGTCTTAATAAAAGAGATGTTTTAAATAGTATTGAAAAAGAAATGAAAGTAGGAAATATATACCAAGGGGGAACAAAATTTTAA
- a CDS encoding ROK family protein, translating to MEIIYQKREKLRNENRTFRFLVEVREFSKLEISQYLNISIPTVTKILERFLTSKLIYETGTNNGKLGRKAVKYQFNPDAYFSIGIKVEMNHISIVLINLDGRILKQTVVKEEFINSENFVFLVINELKKFLWEFDKKEFIKGIGIVLPGVVDPENNMIKLGGNFTLLNQDMKEIAEEFNLPIFLENEANAGAIGEYIVNHSELQAKKNILFISIDTGIGSGIIIEDQLYRGKGNKSGEIGHIPIIPNGDRCACGSEGCLEQYCSNLALIKEFEKEFQCEIKEYDDIFQERFIGNEKGKKILERYTWILALGIKTALMMLNSDKIIIGGKISDHKEYFEPLLKEIIFSNNIFSSDTDILEFSSLSDNANLLGAAFIPLGEFYKTYNENM from the coding sequence ATGGAAATAATTTATCAAAAGAGAGAGAAGCTCAGAAATGAAAACAGAACTTTTAGATTTCTGGTAGAGGTAAGAGAATTCAGCAAACTAGAAATATCTCAATATTTGAATATCAGTATACCTACAGTTACAAAGATATTAGAGAGATTTCTTACAAGCAAGCTGATATATGAAACAGGAACCAATAATGGAAAACTTGGGAGAAAAGCAGTAAAATATCAATTTAATCCTGATGCTTATTTTTCTATTGGGATTAAAGTTGAGATGAATCATATATCTATTGTTCTGATTAATCTTGATGGTAGAATATTAAAGCAAACTGTTGTTAAAGAAGAATTTATAAACAGTGAAAATTTTGTCTTTCTGGTTATAAATGAATTGAAAAAGTTTTTGTGGGAATTTGATAAAAAAGAATTTATAAAAGGAATAGGGATAGTTCTTCCAGGGGTTGTAGATCCAGAAAATAATATGATAAAATTAGGTGGGAATTTTACTCTTCTAAATCAGGATATGAAAGAGATAGCAGAAGAATTCAATCTTCCAATATTTTTAGAAAATGAAGCAAATGCTGGGGCAATAGGAGAGTATATAGTTAACCACTCTGAACTTCAGGCAAAGAAAAATATTCTCTTTATATCAATAGATACAGGTATAGGTTCTGGAATTATAATAGAAGACCAGCTATATCGAGGAAAAGGAAATAAATCTGGGGAAATAGGGCATATTCCTATTATTCCAAATGGAGATAGGTGTGCCTGTGGCAGTGAAGGATGTCTTGAACAATATTGTTCTAATCTAGCTTTAATAAAAGAATTTGAAAAAGAATTTCAATGTGAAATAAAAGAATATGATGATATTTTTCAGGAAAGATTTATAGGAAATGAAAAAGGTAAAAAAATATTAGAGAGATATACTTGGATTTTAGCATTAGGTATAAAAACAGCTCTGATGATGTTGAATTCTGATAAAATAATAATTGGTGGAAAAATCTCTGATCATAAAGAATATTTTGAACCTTTGCTTAAAGAGATAATCTTCTCTAATAATATTTTCAGTAGTGATACTGATATACTTGAATTTTCATCTCTTTCTGATAATGCTAATCTATTAGGAGCAGCATTTATTCCATTAGGAGAATTCTATAAAACTTACAATGAAAATATGTAG
- a CDS encoding family 1 encapsulin nanocompartment shell protein yields the protein MDFLKRELAPITANGWKEIEERATAVLSKELSARKFIRVTGPLGRDITSVTTGRMDVKTKDDIKYGVYKIQPLTESRICFPLSRWELDNIERGAKDVDYSSLDDGVRKAAKFEEEAIFKGLEDGQIDGIYKSSSYETLDFGKTADETLKAIFDGILKLDAAFAKKPYVLVVSNEKWYYLNTIVKEYSLPEKLEKILGQKIVVSKSIDGAILLPFDDENIELVIGEDYAIGYQNHNESVVELFVTESFTFRVLDPALIVLFK from the coding sequence ATGGACTTTTTAAAAAGAGAATTAGCACCTATTACAGCTAATGGGTGGAAAGAAATAGAAGAGAGAGCAACTGCAGTATTATCAAAAGAATTATCAGCTAGAAAATTTATAAGAGTAACAGGACCTTTAGGGAGAGATATTACATCAGTAACTACTGGAAGAATGGATGTAAAAACTAAAGATGACATTAAATATGGTGTATATAAAATACAACCTCTTACTGAATCAAGAATCTGTTTCCCTTTAAGCAGATGGGAATTAGATAATATCGAAAGAGGAGCAAAGGATGTAGATTATAGTTCTTTAGATGATGGGGTTAGAAAAGCTGCCAAGTTTGAAGAAGAAGCTATATTTAAAGGATTGGAAGATGGGCAAATAGATGGAATCTATAAATCAAGCAGCTATGAAACTTTAGACTTTGGAAAAACTGCTGACGAGACATTAAAAGCTATATTTGATGGTATTTTAAAATTAGATGCAGCTTTTGCTAAAAAACCTTATGTATTAGTTGTAAGTAATGAAAAATGGTACTATTTAAACACTATAGTAAAAGAATACTCATTACCTGAAAAATTAGAAAAAATATTAGGACAAAAAATTGTAGTAAGTAAATCAATAGATGGAGCTATACTTCTTCCATTTGATGATGAAAATATCGAATTAGTAATTGGTGAAGATTATGCAATTGGATATCAAAATCATAACGAAAGTGTTGTAGAATTATTTGTAACTGAAAGCTTTACTTTCAGAGTTTTAGATCCAGCATTGATAGTTCTATTTAAATAA
- a CDS encoding GNAT family N-acetyltransferase — MNLEIRLEEKNDYRKVEEMVREAFWNLYVPGANEHFIVYSLRNSEGAVPELNFIALKDGEIVGQIFYTKAEIKDKDGKSHEILHFGPLSVAPKYHNLGIGKALIEHSKKIAAEMGYKGIAIYGYPGYYTRVGFQSGAKFGIARADGAFPKALLVMELYPDSLKGISGNLHEILSALPFEGEEFLAYESSFPAKEKKYEPSQDIFAEMADKMEDPENIKTI, encoded by the coding sequence TTGAATTTAGAAATAAGATTAGAAGAAAAAAATGATTATAGAAAAGTTGAAGAGATGGTTAGAGAGGCTTTTTGGAATCTATATGTTCCAGGTGCTAATGAACATTTTATAGTTTATTCTTTAAGAAATTCTGAAGGGGCTGTTCCAGAACTTAACTTTATAGCACTCAAAGATGGAGAAATAGTAGGGCAAATTTTTTATACAAAAGCTGAAATAAAGGATAAAGACGGAAAAAGTCATGAAATTTTACATTTTGGACCTTTATCTGTAGCTCCCAAATATCATAATCTAGGAATAGGAAAAGCTTTAATAGAGCATAGCAAAAAAATAGCAGCTGAAATGGGATATAAAGGAATAGCTATATATGGGTATCCTGGATATTATACTAGAGTAGGATTTCAAAGTGGTGCTAAGTTTGGTATAGCACGAGCTGATGGTGCTTTTCCAAAAGCGCTTTTAGTTATGGAACTTTATCCAGATTCATTGAAGGGAATTTCTGGAAATCTTCATGAAATTTTAAGTGCTCTTCCCTTTGAAGGAGAAGAATTTTTAGCATATGAGTCATCATTTCCTGCAAAAGAGAAGAAATATGAGCCATCACAAGATATATTTGCAGAGATGGCAGATAAGATGGAAGACCCAGAAAATATAAAAACTATTTAA
- a CDS encoding nitroreductase family protein, translated as MDFLSRRTVRKFKEKKIEKEVVMELMKTALVSPSGRNGKPYEFVVVDDKETIKKLSVSKESGAVFAAEAPLMIVIFGHVNPTWDDDCAIASTIIQLKAHELGLGSCWIQTKEKVDSEGNATDENIKKILGAPSELKVHNMIALGYPAEEKPAYTDADVDMTKLHFNKF; from the coding sequence ATGGATTTTTTAAGCAGAAGAACAGTAAGAAAATTTAAAGAGAAAAAAATTGAAAAAGAAGTGGTAATGGAACTTATGAAGACTGCTTTAGTATCTCCAAGCGGAAGAAATGGAAAACCATATGAATTTGTAGTAGTTGATGATAAAGAAACAATAAAAAAATTATCTGTATCTAAAGAAAGTGGAGCAGTATTTGCTGCTGAAGCACCTCTTATGATAGTAATATTTGGACATGTGAATCCTACTTGGGATGATGACTGTGCTATTGCCAGTACTATAATTCAATTAAAAGCTCATGAATTAGGACTTGGATCGTGCTGGATACAGACTAAAGAAAAAGTAGACAGTGAAGGAAATGCAACTGATGAAAATATCAAAAAAATACTTGGAGCTCCATCAGAATTAAAAGTTCATAATATGATAGCTTTAGGATATCCAGCTGAAGAAAAACCTGCTTATACAGATGCTGATGTTGATATGACTAAACTTCATTTTAACAAATTCTAA
- a CDS encoding DinB family protein, with protein sequence MSIASEWNIQQKELKELIGKKETFDKAKDLYLSMHRNLHFSDNDNTLMDQLWKMLDIKDFSIMPTVKDVTIAWNIWHITRIEDLTVNILLNNSEQIYNKEWKMKMNVSVNDTGNAMTDDEIIDLSKSIDIEALKEYRKAVGNQTQSIFSKLKFEDMKRKIESKNIEKIVKEGGVTEHPDSIWLLDFWGRKNVAGIILMPGTRHQIGHLNDCINIKEKIDKKKDYYKS encoded by the coding sequence ATGAGTATAGCATCAGAATGGAATATACAACAAAAAGAATTAAAAGAGTTAATAGGAAAAAAAGAGACTTTTGATAAAGCGAAAGATCTTTATTTATCTATGCACAGAAATCTTCATTTTTCTGATAACGACAATACTCTAATGGATCAATTATGGAAAATGCTTGATATAAAAGACTTTTCAATTATGCCTACGGTCAAAGATGTAACTATAGCTTGGAATATATGGCATATAACAAGAATTGAAGATTTAACTGTGAATATTCTTCTAAATAATTCTGAACAAATTTATAATAAAGAATGGAAAATGAAAATGAATGTATCTGTTAATGATACTGGAAATGCAATGACTGATGATGAAATAATAGATTTAAGCAAAAGTATAGATATAGAAGCATTAAAAGAATATAGAAAAGCTGTGGGTAATCAAACTCAATCAATATTTTCAAAACTCAAATTTGAAGATATGAAAAGAAAAATAGAAAGCAAAAATATTGAAAAAATAGTGAAAGAGGGTGGAGTAACTGAGCATCCTGATTCAATATGGCTTCTAGATTTCTGGGGAAGAAAAAATGTAGCTGGAATAATACTTATGCCTGGAACTAGACATCAAATAGGGCATTTAAATGATTGTATAAATATCAAAGAAAAGATTGATAAGAAAAAAGATTATTATAAAAGTTAA
- the nagB gene encoding glucosamine-6-phosphate deaminase, with protein sequence MRVIITDKKVGDWAAVYVAKKINEFKPTKERPFVLGLPTGGTPLEMYKRLIQLNKDGIVSFENVVTFNMDEYVGLTPDNDQSYHYYMFSNFFNHIDIKKENINILNGMAEDYEAECQRYEDKIKSYGGIHLFLGGIGPDGHIAFNEPGSSLTSRTRDKELTMDTIAANARFFGGDINAVPKLALTVGVGTILDAKEVLIMVTGLNKARALHYGVEEGVNHMWTISALQLHRCGIIVSDEAACAELKVGTYRYFKDIEKNNLDTDKILADLYKTK encoded by the coding sequence ATGAGAGTTATCATCACAGACAAAAAAGTTGGAGATTGGGCTGCAGTATATGTAGCAAAAAAAATTAATGAATTTAAACCTACAAAAGAAAGACCTTTTGTATTAGGACTTCCTACTGGGGGAACACCATTAGAAATGTACAAAAGACTTATACAATTAAATAAAGATGGAATAGTTTCTTTTGAAAATGTAGTTACTTTTAATATGGATGAATATGTAGGGCTAACACCAGATAATGATCAAAGTTATCATTATTATATGTTCAGTAATTTTTTTAATCACATAGATATAAAGAAAGAAAATATAAATATACTTAATGGAATGGCAGAAGATTATGAAGCTGAATGTCAAAGATATGAAGATAAAATAAAATCATATGGTGGAATTCATCTGTTCTTAGGAGGAATAGGACCAGATGGACATATTGCTTTTAATGAACCTGGATCTTCACTTACTTCTAGAACTAGAGATAAAGAACTTACAATGGATACAATAGCAGCTAATGCAAGATTTTTTGGTGGGGATATAAATGCAGTTCCTAAATTAGCACTAACAGTAGGTGTTGGAACAATTCTTGATGCTAAAGAGGTACTTATTATGGTAACTGGACTTAACAAAGCAAGAGCTCTTCATTATGGAGTAGAAGAAGGAGTTAATCATATGTGGACTATCTCTGCTCTTCAATTGCACAGATGTGGAATAATAGTTTCAGATGAGGCAGCTTGTGCAGAATTAAAAGTTGGAACTTACAGATACTTTAAAGATATTGAAAAAAATAATTTAGACACAGATAAAATTCTTGCTGACTTATACAAGACTAAATAG
- a CDS encoding pseudouridine synthase, with the protein MRLDKFLTECGLGSRREVKEILNTGEITVNGIVANNPQLNIKENEDEVFYQERKLEYKKFRYYILNKKAGYITAVEDARDQTVMDLLPDWVIKKDLAPVGRLDKDTEGLLLLTSDGALNHKLLSPKNHVEKTYYAELEKDISEEDLERLRNGVDIGGYITMPGKAEKIESCKIHLTIKEGKFHQVKKMLEAVGNKVIFLRRISFGKLKLEDLELGTVKEVNIEDIV; encoded by the coding sequence ATGAGATTAGATAAATTTTTAACAGAATGTGGACTAGGAAGCAGAAGAGAAGTCAAGGAAATCCTTAATACAGGAGAAATAACAGTAAATGGAATAGTTGCCAATAATCCACAACTGAATATAAAAGAGAATGAAGATGAAGTTTTTTATCAAGAAAGAAAGCTTGAATATAAGAAATTCAGATATTATATACTAAATAAAAAGGCTGGATATATAACTGCTGTAGAAGATGCAAGAGATCAAACAGTTATGGATTTGCTCCCTGACTGGGTAATAAAGAAAGACTTAGCACCTGTTGGGAGATTGGATAAAGACACAGAAGGACTTCTTTTATTGACTAGTGATGGGGCTTTGAATCATAAATTATTATCTCCTAAAAATCATGTGGAAAAAACTTACTATGCTGAACTTGAAAAAGATATCTCTGAAGAAGATTTAGAGAGATTAAGAAACGGAGTGGATATAGGAGGATATATCACAATGCCAGGAAAGGCAGAGAAAATAGAATCGTGTAAAATACATCTAACTATAAAAGAGGGAAAATTCCATCAAGTAAAAAAAATGTTGGAAGCAGTTGGAAATAAAGTAATATTTTTGAGAAGAATTTCTTTTGGAAAATTAAAATTAGAAGACTTGGAACTCGGAACTGTAAAAGAAGTAAATATAGAAGATATCGTATAA